From the genome of Monomorium pharaonis isolate MP-MQ-018 chromosome 2, ASM1337386v2, whole genome shotgun sequence, one region includes:
- the LOC105838609 gene encoding CCR4-NOT transcription complex subunit 3 isoform X2 has protein sequence MERFKVVERETKTKAYSKEGLGAAQKLDPAQKEKDEVTNWLANSIDALNLQMDTFESEIESLQAGKKKRIDKDKQDRVDELKAKLDKHRYHIRKLETLLRMLDNMSVEVNTIKRIKDDVEYYIESSQDPDFEENEYIYDDIIGLDEVELSGVGIPSSATTDSNNSNETGGTPTSTNSCTSPIPSPSLSSTMHNHSSDSSTDNDKKTKPVKPTAVRPLLNTQASIPTTGSTATIKSNMLSSSTPSKTIPMTPSHSSPSSTSNHIATTNAGNFATVAASHSNSQAIHSTSNKTSIHNSENNILSSSSTSSVTSSVPQTVAQQQHNNNPAPTQTTHVLHSQQSQNHNSETEMTTPVPPSSSPQSSVSSRSSPMPANSCSPAPSTANGLIPKLPDGSMSSLKSIAQQVIVRAGLEIPPSEPNRNIFDSAKTSNSSNSNATSEAHIPPLLGVAPLGPVPLQKEHQLQFQMMEAAYYHMPHPSDSERLRSYLPRNTCTTPPYYQQVQLPHSDTVEFFQRLSTETLFFIFYYMEGSKGQYLAAKALKKQSWRFHTKYMMWFQRHEEPKVINEEYEQGTYIYFDYEKWGQRKKEGFTFEYKYLEDRDLN, from the exons ATGGAAAGATTTAAAGTTGTAGAAAGAGAGACGAAAACAAAGGCTTATTCTAAAGAAGGTTTAGGCGCTGCACAAAAATTGGACCCAGCTCAAAAGGAGAAGGACGAAGTTACTAATTGGCTCGCCAATTCTATAGACGCTCTCAATCTACAG atGGATACATTTGAGTCAGAAATAGAATCGTTACAAgcaggaaagaagaaaaggataGACAAAGATAAACAGGATAGGGTGGACGAATTAAAGGCGAAGCTCGACAAGCACCGCTACCATATCCGTAAATTGGAGACATTATTACGTATGCTTGATAATATGTCTGTCGAGGTCAACACA ATTAAGAGGATAAAGGATGATGTCGAGTATTATATCGAATCTTCGCAAGATCCTGATTTCGAGGAAAACGAATATATTTACGATGATATTATCGGCCTCGATGAAGTCGAATTATCTGGTGTTGGCATCCCCTCATCGGCGACAACGGATAGCAACAACAGCAATGAAACCGGCGGTACCCCAACGTCGACTAATTCCTGCACTTCGCCCATACCGTCGCCGTCGTTGAGCTCCACTATGCATAATCATTCGAGCGATAGTTCTACAGACAATGACAAGAAAACCAAG CCTGTGAAACCAACCGCAGTCAGGCCGCTACTGAATACGCAAGCGAGCATTCCAACCACGGGAAGCACTGCCACCATAAAATCGAACATGCTATCGAGCAGCACTCCAAGCAAAACCATTCCCATGACACCTAGCCATAGCTCGCCTAGTTCTACGAGCAATCACATTGCCACGACTAACGCCGGCAATTTCGCCACTGTAGCTGCCTCGCACAGCAATTCGCAAGCCATCCATTCTACCTCGAACAAAACATCCa TTCACAACAGCGAAAACAATATCTTATCGTCATCGTCTACGTCCAGCGTTACGTCGAGTGTGCCGCAAACGGTCGCGCAACAACAACACAATAATAATCCAGCGCCGACACAGACGACGCATGTGTTGCATAGCCAGCAGAGTCAGAATCACAACAGCGAAACCGAGATGACTACGCCGGTACCGCCATCCTCGTCTCCGCAATCGTCGGTCAGCAGTAGATCCTCGCCGATGCCCGCAAACTCCTGCTCGCCAGCACCGTCCACTGCCAATGGTCTCATCCCTAAGCTTCCCGATGGAAGCATGTCCTCTCTAAAATCCATTGCCCAACAAGTAATTGTCCGAGCAGGTCTTGAGATACCACCTTCCGAGCCGAACCGAAACATCTTTGACAGTGCTAAGACGAGCAACAGTAGCAACAGCAACGCCACGTCAGAAGCACACATTCCTCCGCTGCTTGGAGTCGCGCCCCTGGGACCCGTGCCGTTACAGAAGGAGCATCAGCTGCAGTTCCAAATGATGGAAGCCGCCTACTATCATATGCCACATCCGTCTGACTCGGAAAGATTACGATCGTATCTACCGAGAAATACCTGTACCACTCCACCTTATTATCAGCAG GTTCAGCTTCCCCATTCGGATACTGTGGAGTTCTTCCAACGTCTTTCTACAGAAACTttgttctttatattttattatatggaAGGATCTAAAGGGCAGTATTTGGCAGCAAAAGCTCTGAAGAAACAAAGTTGGAGGTTTCATACGAAATATATGATGTGGTTCCAGAGGCATGAGGAACCGAAAGTTATTAACGAAGAATACGAGCAG GGAACATACATCTATTTTGACTACGAAAAATGGGGGCagaggaaaaaagaaggaTTTACTTTCGAATACAAGTACTTAGAGGACAGAGACCTGAACTAA
- the LOC105840576 gene encoding mitogen-activated protein kinase 1: protein MAAYEGSANTNPNCEVVRGQTFEVGPRYTNLSYMGEGAYGMVVSAYDNLTKTKVAIKKISPFEHQTYSQRTLREIKILTRFKHENIIDIRDILRAPDLEQMKDVYIVQCLMETDLYKLLKTQAISNDHICYFLYQILRGLKYIHSANVLHRDLKPSNLLLNTTCDLKICDFGLARVADPEHNHAGFLTEYVATRWYRAPEIMLNSKGYTKSIDIWSVGCILAEMLSRRAIFPGKHYLDQLNHILGVLGSPPQDDLECIINEKARNYLQSLPFKPKVPWSSLFPNADPRALDLLDKMLTFNPNKRIVVEDALAHPYLEQYYDPADEPVAEEPFRFDMELDDLPKEVLKQYIFEETLLFQKNHQENM, encoded by the exons ATGGCGGCGTACGAGGGCTCCGCTAACACGAATCCGAATTGCGAGGTGGTGCGCGGGCAAACGTTCGAGGTCGGGCCGCGCTACACAAATCTGTCATACATGGGCGAGGGCGCATACGGCATGGTCGT GTCCGCCTACGACAACCTCACCAAAACGAAAGTAGCCATTAAGAAAATTTCTCCGTTCGAACATCAAACGTATAGTCAGAGGACCTTAAGGGAAATAAAGATTCTCACAAGGTTTAAACACGAGAAC ATAATAGATATAAGGGATATATTAAGAGCGCCGGATCTGGAGCAAATGAAAGACGTGTATATTGTTCAGTGTCTGATGGAAACTGATctctataaattattgaagaCGCAA gCTATTAGTAAcgatcacatatgttattttcTGTACCAAATATTGCGAGGACTGAAGTATATACATTCGGCGAACGTGTTACATAGAGACCTGAAGCCGAGCAATCTGCTGTTAAATACCACCTGTGACCTTAAGATCTGCGACTTCGGTCTGGCAAGAGTCGCGGACCCGGAACACAATCACGCGGGTTTCCTCACGGAATACGTGGCCACGAGGTGGTACAGAGCTCCAGAAATCATGCTTAATTCCAAG GGTTATACCAAATCCATAGATATATGGTCGGTAGGCTGCATTCTAGCGGAGATGCTTTCGAGACGAGCGATATTTCCTGGCAAACACTATCTAGATCAGTTGAATCACATTCTCGGAGTCCTCGGCTCGCCTCCACAGGATGATCTCGAATGCATCATAAATGAGAAG GCACGGAATTATCTCCAGTCATTGCCGTTTAAGCCAAAGGTACCGTGGTCGAGTCTCTTCCCCAATGCCGATCCGAGAGCCCTGGATCTCTTGGACAAAATGCTGACGTTTAATCCCAATAAACGCATCGTGGTGGAGGACGCGTTGGCGCATCCATACTTGGAGCAATATTACGACCCTGCCGACGAA CCTGTAGCAGAGGAGCCGTTCAGATTTGACATGGAGTTGGATGATCTTCCAAAAGAAGTATTAAAGCAGTATATTTTCGAAGAGACTCTATTGTTCCAAAAAAATCATCAAGAGAATATGTAG
- the LOC105840574 gene encoding DNA-directed RNA polymerase II subunit RPB11 yields the protein MNAPPTFESFLLYEGEKKIIKEQDTKVPNAAIFTINKEDHTLGNMIRNQLLKDPQVLFAGYKVPHPLEHKFVIRIQTTSDYTPHEAFMHAITDLIAELSLFEERFKEAIKEKKEGLD from the exons ATGAACGCACCTCCGACCTTCGAGTCATTTTTGTTGtacgagggagagaaaaa GATAATAAAAGAGCAAGACACCAAAGTGCCAAATGCTGCAATCTTTACGATCAACAAAGAGGATCATACGCTGGGAAACATGATTCGCAA TCAATTGCTGAAGGATCCTCAAGTGTTATTTGCTGGCTACAAAGTCCCTCATCCTTTGGAACACAAGTTTGTCATTAGAATTCAAACAACCTCGGACTATACTCCACACGAAGCGTTTATGCATGCTATCACTGATTTGATTGCAGAACTCTCATTGTTTGAAGAACGTTTTAag GAGGCAAtcaaagagaagaaagaaggtCTGGATTAA
- the LOC105838609 gene encoding CCR4-NOT transcription complex subunit 3 isoform X1 — MAATRKLQGEIDRCLKKVTEGVETFEDIWQKVHNATNSNQKEKYEADLKKEIKKLQRLRDQIKSWIASGEIKDKSTLLDYRKLIETQMERFKVVERETKTKAYSKEGLGAAQKLDPAQKEKDEVTNWLANSIDALNLQMDTFESEIESLQAGKKKRIDKDKQDRVDELKAKLDKHRYHIRKLETLLRMLDNMSVEVNTIKRIKDDVEYYIESSQDPDFEENEYIYDDIIGLDEVELSGVGIPSSATTDSNNSNETGGTPTSTNSCTSPIPSPSLSSTMHNHSSDSSTDNDKKTKPVKPTAVRPLLNTQASIPTTGSTATIKSNMLSSSTPSKTIPMTPSHSSPSSTSNHIATTNAGNFATVAASHSNSQAIHSTSNKTSIHNSENNILSSSSTSSVTSSVPQTVAQQQHNNNPAPTQTTHVLHSQQSQNHNSETEMTTPVPPSSSPQSSVSSRSSPMPANSCSPAPSTANGLIPKLPDGSMSSLKSIAQQVIVRAGLEIPPSEPNRNIFDSAKTSNSSNSNATSEAHIPPLLGVAPLGPVPLQKEHQLQFQMMEAAYYHMPHPSDSERLRSYLPRNTCTTPPYYQQVQLPHSDTVEFFQRLSTETLFFIFYYMEGSKGQYLAAKALKKQSWRFHTKYMMWFQRHEEPKVINEEYEQGTYIYFDYEKWGQRKKEGFTFEYKYLEDRDLN, encoded by the exons ATGGCTGCGACAAGAAAGTTGCAAG GTGAAATAGATCGGTGCCTTAAAAAAGTGACGGAAGGTGTGGAAACCTTTGAAGATATTTGGCAAAAAGTTCACAATGCCACGAACAGTAATCAGAAGGAGAAGTATGAGGCTGATCTCAAAAAGGAAATCAAGAAACTTCAGAGGTTACGCGATCAAATTAAAAGCTGGATCGCGTCGGgtgaaataaaagataagagCACACTTCTTGACTACCGGAAGTTAATTGAAACT CAAATGGAAAGATTTAAAGTTGTAGAAAGAGAGACGAAAACAAAGGCTTATTCTAAAGAAGGTTTAGGCGCTGCACAAAAATTGGACCCAGCTCAAAAGGAGAAGGACGAAGTTACTAATTGGCTCGCCAATTCTATAGACGCTCTCAATCTACAG atGGATACATTTGAGTCAGAAATAGAATCGTTACAAgcaggaaagaagaaaaggataGACAAAGATAAACAGGATAGGGTGGACGAATTAAAGGCGAAGCTCGACAAGCACCGCTACCATATCCGTAAATTGGAGACATTATTACGTATGCTTGATAATATGTCTGTCGAGGTCAACACA ATTAAGAGGATAAAGGATGATGTCGAGTATTATATCGAATCTTCGCAAGATCCTGATTTCGAGGAAAACGAATATATTTACGATGATATTATCGGCCTCGATGAAGTCGAATTATCTGGTGTTGGCATCCCCTCATCGGCGACAACGGATAGCAACAACAGCAATGAAACCGGCGGTACCCCAACGTCGACTAATTCCTGCACTTCGCCCATACCGTCGCCGTCGTTGAGCTCCACTATGCATAATCATTCGAGCGATAGTTCTACAGACAATGACAAGAAAACCAAG CCTGTGAAACCAACCGCAGTCAGGCCGCTACTGAATACGCAAGCGAGCATTCCAACCACGGGAAGCACTGCCACCATAAAATCGAACATGCTATCGAGCAGCACTCCAAGCAAAACCATTCCCATGACACCTAGCCATAGCTCGCCTAGTTCTACGAGCAATCACATTGCCACGACTAACGCCGGCAATTTCGCCACTGTAGCTGCCTCGCACAGCAATTCGCAAGCCATCCATTCTACCTCGAACAAAACATCCa TTCACAACAGCGAAAACAATATCTTATCGTCATCGTCTACGTCCAGCGTTACGTCGAGTGTGCCGCAAACGGTCGCGCAACAACAACACAATAATAATCCAGCGCCGACACAGACGACGCATGTGTTGCATAGCCAGCAGAGTCAGAATCACAACAGCGAAACCGAGATGACTACGCCGGTACCGCCATCCTCGTCTCCGCAATCGTCGGTCAGCAGTAGATCCTCGCCGATGCCCGCAAACTCCTGCTCGCCAGCACCGTCCACTGCCAATGGTCTCATCCCTAAGCTTCCCGATGGAAGCATGTCCTCTCTAAAATCCATTGCCCAACAAGTAATTGTCCGAGCAGGTCTTGAGATACCACCTTCCGAGCCGAACCGAAACATCTTTGACAGTGCTAAGACGAGCAACAGTAGCAACAGCAACGCCACGTCAGAAGCACACATTCCTCCGCTGCTTGGAGTCGCGCCCCTGGGACCCGTGCCGTTACAGAAGGAGCATCAGCTGCAGTTCCAAATGATGGAAGCCGCCTACTATCATATGCCACATCCGTCTGACTCGGAAAGATTACGATCGTATCTACCGAGAAATACCTGTACCACTCCACCTTATTATCAGCAG GTTCAGCTTCCCCATTCGGATACTGTGGAGTTCTTCCAACGTCTTTCTACAGAAACTttgttctttatattttattatatggaAGGATCTAAAGGGCAGTATTTGGCAGCAAAAGCTCTGAAGAAACAAAGTTGGAGGTTTCATACGAAATATATGATGTGGTTCCAGAGGCATGAGGAACCGAAAGTTATTAACGAAGAATACGAGCAG GGAACATACATCTATTTTGACTACGAAAAATGGGGGCagaggaaaaaagaaggaTTTACTTTCGAATACAAGTACTTAGAGGACAGAGACCTGAACTAA
- the LOC105838611 gene encoding probable ATP-dependent RNA helicase DDX47 encodes MENLTKSTEDTKDEDNVERITWKDLGLVDTLCKTCVDLKWKEPTKIQQEAIPLTLQGKDVIGLAETGSGKTAAFALPILQALLENPQRYFALILTPTRELAFQISEQFEALGSNIGVKTVVLVGGMDMHAQGMILEKKPHIIIATPGRLVDHLENTKGFNLRQLKFLVMDEADRILNMDFEVEVDKILRVIPRERRTLLFSATMTKKVQKLQRASLRNPVKVEVSTKYQTVEKLQQYYIFIPVKFKDVYLVHILNELAGNSFMIFCGTCNNTVRTALLLRNLGFMAVPLHGQMSQNKRIAALTKFKAKNRSILISTDVASRGLDIPHVDIVINFDIPTHSKDYIHRVGRTARAGRSGRSITFVTQYDVELYQRIEQLISKQLPLYPTEEEEVMLLQERVSEAQRLVKMDMKNIEENKKSGKRKRGGDNEDDDTEQSIGVRKRVKVKTKRK; translated from the exons ATGGAGAATTTAACAAAATCTACCGAAGATACTAAAGATGAAGATAACGTCGAAAGAATTACATGGAAAGATTTA gGACTCGTGGATACTCTCTGCAAAACATGTGTAGATTTAAAATGGAAAGAACCCACCAAAATTCAACAGGAAGCTATTCCTTTGACGCTTCAAG GCAAGGATGTGATTGGACTAGCAGAAACTGGATCTGGTAAAACTGCTGCTTTTGCATTACCTATACTACAAGCTTTATTAGAGAATCCTCAGAGATATTTTGCACTGATACTAACTCCAACGAGGGAATTAGCATTCCAAATCTCAGAACAATTTGAAGCATTAG gttCCAATATAGGTGTGAAAACTGTAGTGCTGGTAGGTGGTATGGACATGCATGCACAAGGAATGATACTGGAAAAGAAACCTCACATCATCATCGCTACACCTGGTAGATTAGTTGATCACTTGGAGAACACAAAGGGGTTTAATCTGCGACAGTTAAAGTTTCtg gTGATGGACGAGGCGGATCGCATCTTGAACATGGATTTTGAAGTGGAGGtcgataaaattcttcgagTGATACCGCGGGAAAGAAGGACGTTGTTATTTTCGGCAACCATGACTAAGAAGGTGCAGAAATTGCAACGCGCGTCCCTACGGAATCCCGTGAAGGTCGAAGTGTCTACCAAGTATCAAACTGTGGAAAAACTGcaacaatattacatatttattccAGTGAAATTTAAG GACGTGTACCTTGTACATATCTTGAATGAATTGGCAGGCAACAGTTTCATGATATTTTGCGGAACCTGCAATAATACAGTGAGAACTGCTCTGCTGTTACGAAACCTGGGATTCATGGCGGTTCCATTGCACGGGCAAATGTCGCAGAACAAGAGAATCGCCGCTCTTACGAAATTTAAAGCGAAAAACAGATCTATATTAATCTCAACGGATGTTGCTAGCAG AGGTCTTGATATTCCACATGTAGATATTGTCATCAATTTTGACATCCCTACGCACAGTAAAGATTACATACACAGAGTAGGTAGAACTGCGCGTGCAGGTCGATCAGGCCGTTCTATCACATTTGTTACGCAATACGACGTGGAACTGTATCAACGAATAGAACAGTTAATATCAAAACAATTGCCGTTGTATCCTACAGAGGAAGAAGAAGTAATGTTGCTGCAGGAGAGAGTGAGTGAGGCGCAACGATTAGTAAAAATg gatatgaaaaatattgaagagaACAAAAAATCGGGTAAACGGAAACGTGGTGGCGACAATGAGGATGATGACACGGAACAATCTATTGGAGTAAGAAAAAGAGTGAAAGTAAAGACcaaaagaaagtaa